One genomic window of Corallococcus caeni includes the following:
- a CDS encoding aminotransferase class I/II-fold pyridoxal phosphate-dependent enzyme: protein MRTLSEALARPEERPRALAELRELAELARDQPEGAPLRLASVVVAVGASQERLELLIPPSIFAPEAWAFTFLEGLLKVPLDEYAGKQLVEVGSGSGWICIALAKFTGLARIRGLDLNPQAPAVGLCNAWLNGDEQLVSRLSFGESDLLRGLPRAPAWDFIVGCIPQVLRGDGLPAELAQADEQALLDLSNYTSLQNVYEDHFGLGLIARLLDEAPERLLSGGRLLLNLAGRPGRAIIARMFTRRGFTTRVRVARRVMQAADTDIRPLVSLEQRTGREFEFFMEAHSPEPLRAATALGWLQAGNPIWHEVAVWEAHLSLPRETLALRAALRALGIAPLQEELDLGAASAEQLGFVTALAERLSQAPFLPYAHEAGDAPFRRLVARYLDRHFGLRLSEDSLFVAPEREQAVYSLLLATCDPGDTVLVSRSLHPLYARALDKAGVRATVTHNTLGEIRRLLTAFDVKAVLLTVEPGERTNLAVLRDIVAEAARRGIWVVLDESAFFNITGEVEPRTLFEFLARTQHAPNLVILYGLIKNAVWPDLELTLLLPVPEPLRADLEVAAEVTYSRISVLAEWFYERTFSELLAFRMAFTEPEPPSPHRAPEVPLPRSRRIERLAELPAFAPKFFREDDPELVRLDYGENEGPLPLPLVEGLIAAGVAPRAEGTQTGLAEAVAAFLLETRGARYVPEDVVVAPGVWPLMHHLGVALRQRLGRAPRVFLVTPCYGVLEPTFLAAGCEVESGPLGTLLSRRTRGGPPDAVVLSQPANPTGHYLSHEELMALATFVVEQRCLWISDEIFGLVNLTNPTAETVHSPVTLEGAVPGIGARTVLLGGLSKEFAAGGLRVGWVATKDRALVAALRDSAPGVLHTPTARAAAYLYAAHARGPDGQLLHAARHKALRNYLARMRRDLAEKRALLAEALPDDGRAEATEAGGLFLAPPMTAWLGRSVDGVKLTPENLPRVVYEHTHVVLNGGAWCGDPERVRAVFSIPREKLLKARDRLRAFGQRLR, encoded by the coding sequence TTGCGCACGCTTTCCGAGGCGCTGGCCCGGCCGGAGGAGCGTCCGCGGGCGCTGGCGGAGCTGCGCGAGCTGGCGGAGCTGGCGCGCGACCAGCCGGAGGGCGCGCCGCTGCGGCTGGCGTCCGTGGTGGTGGCGGTGGGCGCGTCCCAGGAGCGGCTGGAGCTGCTGATTCCGCCGTCCATCTTCGCGCCGGAGGCATGGGCGTTCACGTTCCTGGAGGGGCTCTTGAAGGTCCCGCTGGACGAGTACGCCGGCAAGCAGCTGGTGGAGGTGGGCTCCGGGTCCGGGTGGATCTGCATCGCGCTGGCGAAGTTCACGGGGCTCGCGCGCATCCGGGGGCTGGACCTGAACCCGCAGGCCCCGGCGGTGGGGTTGTGCAACGCGTGGCTCAACGGAGACGAGCAGCTGGTGTCGCGGCTGTCCTTTGGGGAGAGCGACCTGTTGCGCGGCCTGCCGAGGGCGCCCGCGTGGGACTTCATCGTCGGGTGCATCCCCCAGGTGCTGCGCGGCGACGGGCTGCCCGCGGAGCTGGCGCAGGCGGATGAGCAGGCGTTGCTGGACCTGTCCAACTACACCTCGCTGCAGAACGTGTACGAGGACCACTTCGGCCTGGGGCTCATCGCGAGGCTGCTCGACGAGGCGCCGGAGCGGCTCCTGTCCGGGGGGCGGCTGCTCCTGAACCTGGCGGGCCGCCCGGGGCGGGCCATCATCGCGCGCATGTTCACCCGGCGCGGCTTCACCACCCGCGTGCGCGTGGCGAGGCGGGTGATGCAGGCGGCGGACACGGACATCCGCCCCCTGGTGTCCCTGGAGCAGCGCACCGGGCGCGAGTTCGAGTTCTTCATGGAGGCCCACAGCCCGGAGCCCCTGCGCGCGGCGACGGCGCTGGGCTGGCTCCAGGCGGGCAACCCCATCTGGCACGAGGTGGCGGTGTGGGAGGCCCACCTGTCGCTGCCCCGGGAGACGCTGGCCCTGCGCGCCGCGCTGCGCGCCCTGGGCATCGCGCCGCTCCAGGAGGAGCTGGACCTGGGGGCGGCGTCCGCGGAGCAGCTGGGCTTCGTCACGGCGCTCGCGGAGCGGCTGTCGCAGGCGCCCTTCCTGCCCTATGCGCACGAGGCCGGGGACGCGCCCTTCCGCAGGCTGGTGGCCCGCTACCTGGACCGCCACTTCGGGCTGAGGCTGTCGGAGGACTCGCTGTTCGTCGCGCCGGAGCGGGAGCAGGCCGTCTATTCGCTGCTGCTCGCCACCTGTGACCCCGGGGACACGGTGCTGGTGTCGCGCAGCCTGCACCCGCTCTACGCCCGCGCGCTGGACAAGGCGGGGGTGCGCGCCACCGTGACGCACAACACGCTGGGGGAGATCCGCCGCCTGCTCACCGCCTTCGACGTGAAGGCCGTGCTCCTGACGGTGGAGCCGGGCGAGCGCACCAACCTGGCGGTGCTGCGCGACATCGTGGCGGAGGCCGCGCGGCGGGGCATCTGGGTGGTGCTGGACGAGAGCGCCTTCTTCAACATCACGGGGGAAGTGGAGCCGCGCACCCTCTTCGAGTTCCTGGCGCGCACGCAGCACGCGCCCAACCTGGTCATCCTGTACGGGCTCATCAAGAACGCCGTGTGGCCGGACCTGGAGCTGACGCTGTTGCTCCCCGTGCCGGAGCCGCTGCGCGCGGACCTGGAGGTGGCCGCGGAGGTGACGTACTCGCGCATCAGCGTCCTGGCGGAGTGGTTCTACGAGCGCACCTTCTCCGAGCTGCTCGCCTTCCGCATGGCCTTCACGGAGCCGGAGCCGCCCTCGCCGCACCGGGCGCCGGAGGTGCCGCTGCCCCGCTCGAGGCGCATCGAGCGGCTGGCGGAGCTGCCCGCGTTCGCGCCGAAGTTCTTCCGCGAGGACGACCCGGAGCTCGTGCGCCTGGACTACGGCGAGAACGAGGGCCCGCTGCCGCTGCCGCTGGTGGAGGGGCTCATCGCGGCGGGCGTCGCGCCGCGCGCGGAGGGAACGCAGACGGGGCTGGCGGAGGCCGTGGCGGCCTTCCTGCTGGAGACGCGAGGGGCGCGCTACGTCCCCGAGGACGTCGTCGTGGCCCCAGGGGTCTGGCCGCTCATGCACCACCTGGGGGTGGCGTTGCGCCAGCGGCTGGGCCGGGCGCCGCGCGTGTTCCTGGTGACGCCCTGTTACGGAGTGCTCGAGCCCACGTTCCTCGCGGCGGGCTGCGAGGTGGAGTCCGGACCGCTGGGCACGCTGCTGTCACGCCGGACGCGGGGCGGGCCGCCGGACGCGGTGGTGCTGTCCCAGCCGGCGAACCCCACGGGCCACTACCTGTCGCACGAGGAGTTGATGGCGCTGGCGACGTTCGTGGTGGAGCAGCGCTGCCTCTGGATATCGGATGAAATCTTCGGCTTGGTGAACCTCACCAACCCCACGGCGGAGACGGTGCACAGCCCGGTGACGCTGGAGGGCGCGGTGCCGGGCATCGGCGCGCGGACGGTGCTGCTGGGTGGGTTGTCCAAGGAGTTCGCGGCCGGGGGGCTGCGCGTGGGCTGGGTGGCCACGAAGGACCGGGCGCTGGTGGCGGCGTTGCGAGACAGCGCCCCAGGCGTACTGCACACACCCACGGCGCGCGCGGCGGCGTACCTGTACGCGGCCCATGCACGGGGGCCGGATGGGCAGTTGCTCCATGCCGCGCGGCACAAGGCGCTGAGGAACTATCTGGCGCGGATGCGGCGCGACCTCGCGGAGAAGCGCGCGCTGCTGGCGGAGGCGCTGCCTGATGACGGCCGCGCGGAGGCCACCGAGGCGGGCGGCCTGTTCCTCGCGCCGCCGATGACGGCGTGGCTGGGGCGCTCGGTGGATGGGGTGAAGCTCACGCCGGAGAACCTGCCGCGCGTGGTCTACGAGCACACCCACGTGGTGCTCAACGGCGGGGCGTGGTGCGGCGACCCGGAGCGCGTGCGCGCGGTGTTCTCCATTCCCCGCGAGAAGCTGTTGAAGGCCCGCGACCGCCTGCGGGCCTTCGGTCAGAGGCTGCGCTGA